From one Lycium ferocissimum isolate CSIRO_LF1 chromosome 5, AGI_CSIRO_Lferr_CH_V1, whole genome shotgun sequence genomic stretch:
- the LOC132055444 gene encoding putative pentatricopeptide repeat-containing protein At5g52630, giving the protein MDSTDPRCIHAQAITTGAAKSNRAVLNNLITLYSKSNLPSQASRVFQSIPSPNVVSWTALTSAFSNSPLSFHHFIAMLRHPSRILPNSHTLTSLLKTCASLTALTFGLQLHSVAVKLGFSSELFTASSLVSLYFKTGFSSNAKKVFDEMSVRDAVSFSSVIVGFAQNSKPIDALSCFVEMRRSGIASTMVSVSGALRAASDMAMLEQCRIIHGHAMITGLNLNAIVGSALIDGYGKCGLIGDARGVFDEIEMELNIVGWNVMMAAHAQQGEHDNVIKLFTLMEERGMVPDEYSFLAILTAFYNAGLVEETEIWFRRMTEEYSLEPCIEHYTCLVGALGKAGRLEEAERIALTMPFKPDAALWRVLLSKCAHHVNMDIGWRMSDRLLEINQMDDSAYVILANAYASAGRWDEVREVWKRMKDKKVRKEGGKSWIEALGEVHVFLAGDRRHERTDEIYAKLAELMEEIEKLGYVPVWTEMLHEVEEKEKKKALWYHSEKLALAFGLLNGTAPPGKALRIVKNLRICRDCHEAFKYVSRLVEREIIVRDVNRYHRFLNGSCNCGDQW; this is encoded by the coding sequence ATGGATTCAACAGACCCGCGTTGCATACATGCACAAGCCATTACAACAGGCGCCGCAAAATCTAACCGTGCAGTCCTAAACAACCTCATTACTCTCTACTCTAAATCCAATCTCCCTTCACAAGCCTCCCGTGTATTCCAGTCAATCCCATCACCCAATGTCGTTTCATGGACAGCTCTCACATCAGCATTCTCCAATTCCCCACTCTCCTTTCATCATTTTATTGCCATGCTTCGTCACCCTTCAAGaatccttcccaattcccataCTTTAACGTCTCTTCTCAAAACATGCGCTTCTCTTACTGCACTTACCTTTGGGTTACAACTCCATTCTGTAGCTGTGAAGTTGGGTTTCTCTTCGGAGTTGTTTACGGCGTCATCTCTTGTTTCGTTGTATTTTAAAACTGGGTTTTCGAGTAATGCCAAGAAGGTGTTCGATGAAATGTCTGTGAGAGATGCGGTTAGTTTCTCGTCGGTTATTGTTGGGTTTGCTCAGAATTCTAAGCCTATTGATGCTTTGTCGTGTTTTGTTGAGATGAGGAGGAGTGGTATTGCATCTACTATGGTTAGTGTTTCTGGAGCTCTGCGGGCGGCTTCTGATATGGCGATGCTTGAACAATGTAGGATTATTCATGGGCACGCGATGATAACGGGGCTTAATTTGAATGCGATTGTGGGCAGTGCATTGATTGATGGGTACGGGAAATGTGGGCTTATCGGGGACGCTCGTGGAGTGTTTGATGAGATAGAAATGGAACTCAATATTGTCGGGTGGAATGTGATGATGGCAGCACATGCTCAACAAGGGGAGCATGACAATGTCATAAAGCTTTTCACTTTAATGGAAGAACGGGGAATGGTGCCGGATGAGTATAGTTTCTTAGCTATTTTGACGGCATTTTACAATGCCGGTTTAGTTGAAGAGACTGAGATATGGTTCAGGAGGATGACGGAAGAGTACAGTTTGGAGCCGTGCATTGAGCACTATACGTGTTTGGTGGGTGCATTGGGAAAAGCAGGGCGTCTAGAGGAGGCAGAGCGAATTGCTTTAACCATGCCTTTTAAGCCGGATGCTGCGTTATGGCGAGTATTATTGTCTAAATGTGCGCATCATGTGAATATGGATATTGGATGGAGGATGAGTGATAGGTTGTTGGAGATTAACCAAATGGATGATTCGGCTTATGTGATTCTGGCAAATGCTTATGCGAGTGCAGGGAGGTGGGATGAAGTGAGGGAGGTGTGGAAGAGAATGAAGGATAAGAAAGTGAGGAAGGAAGGTGGGAAGAGTTGGATTGAAGCGCTGGGAGAGGTTCATGTGTTTTTAGCTGGTGATAGGAGGCATGAGAGGACCGATGAGATTTATGCTAAGTTAGCAGAGTTAATGGAGGAGATTGAGAAACTGGGTTATGTGCCCGTATGGACTGAAATGTTGCATGAGGTAgaagagaaggagaagaagaaagcacTTTGGTATCACAGTGAGAAGTTGGCATTGGCATTTGGCTTGTTGAATGGGACAGCACCACCCGGTAAAGCTTTACGGATTGTGAAGAATTTGAGAATTTGCAGGGATTGTCATGAGGCATTTAAGTATGTTAGTAGACTTGTTGAGAGAGAGATTATAGTGCGGGATGTTAACAGATACCATAGGTTCTTGAATGGAAGCTGCAATTGTGGAGATCAATGGTAA
- the LOC132055446 gene encoding aromatic aminotransferase ISS1 has protein sequence MGSSGMLARRAVLTETPVMVEIQELVRGVKDCISLAQGVVYWQPPKQALEKVKEVIWEPSVSRYGADEGLPELREALMQKLGRENNLHKSSVMVTAGANQAFVNVALTLCDAGDSVVMFAPYYFNSYMSFQMTGVTNILVGPGDAKTLHPDADWLESTLKNTVPTPKLVSVVNPGNPSGTYIPESLLKRISDICKEAGCWLVIDNTYEYFMYDDRKHVCIEANHIVNIFSFSKAYGMMGWRVGYIAYPSEVEGLAAQLLKVQDNIPICACIISQRLALYSMEMGPEWVTDQVKDLVKNREVLLEALSPLGEGAVKGGEGAIYLWAKLPDKYMDDFKVVHWLAKRHKIVLIPGSSSGCPGHVRISFGGLIEKDCRVAAERLRKGLEELVNSGMVSSE, from the exons ATGGGTTCTTCTGGAATGTTGGCTAGAAGAGCTGTTCTTACTGAAACACCAGTTATGGTTGAG ATACAAGAACTGGTCAGAGGTGTTAAAGATTGTATTTCTCTAGCTCAG GGTGTAGTGTACTGGCAACCACCTAAGCAAGCACTTGAAAAGGTGAAAGAAGTTATCTGGGAACCTTCAGTCAGTCGCTATGGTGCCGATGAGGGCCTTCCTGAGCTTAGGGAGGCGTTGATGCAAAAG ttgggtcgtgaaaataaCCTGCATAAATCCTCAGTGATGGTTACTGCTGGTGCGAATCAG GCTTTCGTAAATGTTGCTCTCACACTGTGTGACGCTGGCGATTCAGTCGTTATGTTTGCACCCTACTATTTCAATTCATACATGTCATTCCAGATGACAGGTGTTACCAATATTCTGGTGGGTCCTGGTGATGCAAAGACACTCCATCCTGATGCAG ACTGGTTGGAGAGTACTCTAAAGAATACTGTACCAACTCCAAAGCTTGTCAGTGTCGTTAATCCCGGCAATCCATCAGGAACATATATCCCTGAGTCCCTTCTTAAG AGGATATCTGATATTTGTAAGGAAGCGGGATGTTGGCTCGTAATTGATAACACATATGA GTATTTCATGTATGATGATCGGAAACATGTTTGCATAGAAGCAAACCACATCGTCAACATCTTTTCCTTCTCTAAAGCGTATGGGATGATGGGATGGAGAGTTGGATAT ATAGCATACCCATCAGAAGTGGAAGGGCTCGCAGCTCAACTCCTTAAAGTTCAGGACAACATACCGATTTGTGCTTGTATAATCTCACAACGACTGGCTCTTTACTCAATGGAAATGGGACCAGAATGGGTAACTGATCAAGTAAAAGACCTTGTCAAGAACAGAGAGGTGCTTCTTGAAGCTTTATCTCCTTTGGGAGAGGGAGCTGTTAAAGGCGGAGAAGGTGCCATTTACCTGTGGGCAAAGCTGCCAGATAAATACATGGACGACTTCAAAGTAGTTCACTGGCTAGCTAAGAGACATAAAATAGTCCTGATCCCCGGAAGTTCCAGCGGTTGTCCAGGTCATGTTAGGATTTCCTTCGGAGGATTGATCGAAAAGGACTGTCGAGTAGCTGCAGAAAGGCTCAGAAAAGGTTTGGAAGAACTGGTAAATAGTGGAATGGTTTCATCAGAGTAA